The Symphalangus syndactylus isolate Jambi chromosome 3, NHGRI_mSymSyn1-v2.1_pri, whole genome shotgun sequence genome has a segment encoding these proteins:
- the LOC129478605 gene encoding tubulin beta-8 chain isoform X9, producing the protein MREIVLTQAGQCGNQIGAKFWEVISDEHAIDSAGTYHGDSHLQLERINVYYNEASGQCGAGNNWAKGHYTEGAELMESVMDVVRKEAESCDCLQGFQLTHSLGGGTGSGMGTLLLSKIREEYPDRIINTFSILPSPKVSDTVVEPYNATLSVHQLIENADETFCIDNEALYDICSRTLKLPTPTYGDLNHLVSATMSGVTTCLRFPGQLNADLRKLAVNMVPFPRLHFFMPGFAPLTSRGSQQYRALTVAELTQQMFDAKNMMAACDPRHGRYLTAAAIFRGRMPMREVDEQMFNIQDKNSSYFADWLPNNVKTAVCDIPPRGLKMSATFIGNNTAIQELFKRVSEQFTAMFRRKAFLHWYTGEGMDEMEFTEAESNMNDLVSEYQQYQDATAEEEEDEEYAEEEVA; encoded by the exons ATGAGGGAGATTGTGCTCACGCAGGCCGGGCAGTGCGGGAACCAGATCGGTGCCAAG TTCTGGGAGGTGATCTCCGATGAACATGCCATCGACTCCGCTGGCACCTACCACGGGGACAGCCACCTGCAGCTGGAGCGCATCAACGTGTACTACAACGAGGCCAGCG GTCAGTGTGGGGCCGGAAACAACTGGGCCAAGGGACACTACACAGAAGGCGCGGAGCTGATGGAGTCAGTGATGGACGTTGTCAGAAAGGAGGCTGAGAGCTGCGACTGCCTGCAGGGTTTCCAGCTGACCCACTCCCTGGGTGGCGGGACTGGGTCTGGGATGGGCACCCTTCTGCTCAGTAAGATCCGGGAGGAGTACCCAGACAGGATCATAAACACATTCAGCATCCTGCCCTCGCCCAAGGTGTCAGACACCGTGGTGGAGCCCTACAACGCCACCCTCTCAGTCCACCAGCTCATAGAAAATGCGGACGAGACCTTCTGCATAGATAACGAAGCGCTATATGACATATGTTCCAGGACCCTAAAACTGCCCACACCCACCTACGGTGACCTGAACCACCTGGTGTCTGCTACCATGAGTGGGGTCACCACGTGCCTGCGCTTCCCAGGCCAGCTGAATGCTGACCTGCGGAAGCTGGCCGTGAACATGGTCCCGTTTCCGCGGCTGCATTTCTTCATGCCTGGCTTTGCCCCACTGACCAGCCGGGGCAGCCAGCAGTACCGGGCCTTGACTGTGGCTGAGCTTACCCAGCAGATGTTTGATGCTAAGAATATGATGGCCGCTTGCGACCCCCGCCATGGCCGCTACCTAACGGCGGCTGCCATTTTCAGGGGTCGCATGCCCATGAGGGAGGTGGATGAACAAATGTTCAACATTCAGGACAAGAACAGCAGCTACTTTGCTGACTGGCTCCCCAACAATGTAAAAACAGCCGTCTGTGACATCCCACCCCGGGGGCTAAAAATGTCGGCCACCTTCATTGGGAATAATACGGCCATCCAGGAACTCTTCAAGCGTGTCTCAGAGCAGTTCACAGCAATGTTCAGGCGCAAGGCCTTTCTCCACTGGTACACGGGCGAGGGCATGGATGAGATGGAATTCACCGAGGCCGAGAGCAACATGAACGACCTGGTGTCTGAATATCAGCAATATCAGGATGCCACggccgaggaggaggaggatgaggagtaTGCTGAGGAGGAGGTGGCCTAG
- the LOC129478605 gene encoding tubulin beta-8 chain isoform X18 produces the protein MREIVLTQAGQCGNQIGAKFWEVISDEHAIDSAGTYHGDSHLQLERINVYYNEASGGRYVPRAVLVDLEPGTMDSVRSGLFGQIFRPDNFIFGQCGAGNNWAKGHYTEGAELMESVMDVVRKEAESCDCLQGQLNADLRKLAVNMVPFPRLHFFMPGFAPLTSRGSQQYRALTVAELTQQMFDAKNMMAACDPRHGRYLTAAAIFRGRMPMREVDEQMFNIQDKNSSYFADWLPNNVKTAVCDIPPRGLKMSATFIGNNTAIQELFKRVSEQFTAMFRRKAFLHWYTGEGMDEMEFTEAESNMNDLVSEYQQYQDATAEEEEDEEYAEEEVA, from the exons ATGAGGGAGATTGTGCTCACGCAGGCCGGGCAGTGCGGGAACCAGATCGGTGCCAAG TTCTGGGAGGTGATCTCCGATGAACATGCCATCGACTCCGCTGGCACCTACCACGGGGACAGCCACCTGCAGCTGGAGCGCATCAACGTGTACTACAACGAGGCCAGCG GTGGCAGGTACGTGCCCCGCGCTGTGCTCGTGGATCTGGAGCCGGGCACCATGGACTCTGTGCGCTCAGGGCTCTTCGGGCAGATCTTCAGGCCGGACAACTTCATCTTCG GTCAGTGTGGGGCCGGAAACAACTGGGCCAAGGGACACTACACAGAAGGCGCGGAGCTGATGGAGTCAGTGATGGACGTTGTCAGAAAGGAGGCTGAGAGCTGCGACTGCCTGCAGG GCCAGCTGAATGCTGACCTGCGGAAGCTGGCCGTGAACATGGTCCCGTTTCCGCGGCTGCATTTCTTCATGCCTGGCTTTGCCCCACTGACCAGCCGGGGCAGCCAGCAGTACCGGGCCTTGACTGTGGCTGAGCTTACCCAGCAGATGTTTGATGCTAAGAATATGATGGCCGCTTGCGACCCCCGCCATGGCCGCTACCTAACGGCGGCTGCCATTTTCAGGGGTCGCATGCCCATGAGGGAGGTGGATGAACAAATGTTCAACATTCAGGACAAGAACAGCAGCTACTTTGCTGACTGGCTCCCCAACAATGTAAAAACAGCCGTCTGTGACATCCCACCCCGGGGGCTAAAAATGTCGGCCACCTTCATTGGGAATAATACGGCCATCCAGGAACTCTTCAAGCGTGTCTCAGAGCAGTTCACAGCAATGTTCAGGCGCAAGGCCTTTCTCCACTGGTACACGGGCGAGGGCATGGATGAGATGGAATTCACCGAGGCCGAGAGCAACATGAACGACCTGGTGTCTGAATATCAGCAATATCAGGATGCCACggccgaggaggaggaggatgaggagtaTGCTGAGGAGGAGGTGGCCTAG
- the LOC129478605 gene encoding tubulin beta-8 chain isoform X22 gives MREIVLTQAGQCGNQIGAKFWEVISDEHAIDSAGTYHGDSHLQLERINVYYNEASGGRYVPRAVLVDLEPGTMDSVRSGLFGQIFRPDNFIFGQCGAGNNWAKGHYTEGAELMESVMDVVRKEAESCDCLQGFQLTHSLGGGTGSGMGTLLLSKIREEYPDRIINTFSILPSPKVSDTVVEPYNATLSVHQLIENADETFIGNNTAIQELFKRVSEQFTAMFRRKAFLHWYTGEGMDEMEFTEAESNMNDLVSEYQQYQDATAEEEEDEEYAEEEVA, from the exons ATGAGGGAGATTGTGCTCACGCAGGCCGGGCAGTGCGGGAACCAGATCGGTGCCAAG TTCTGGGAGGTGATCTCCGATGAACATGCCATCGACTCCGCTGGCACCTACCACGGGGACAGCCACCTGCAGCTGGAGCGCATCAACGTGTACTACAACGAGGCCAGCG GTGGCAGGTACGTGCCCCGCGCTGTGCTCGTGGATCTGGAGCCGGGCACCATGGACTCTGTGCGCTCAGGGCTCTTCGGGCAGATCTTCAGGCCGGACAACTTCATCTTCG GTCAGTGTGGGGCCGGAAACAACTGGGCCAAGGGACACTACACAGAAGGCGCGGAGCTGATGGAGTCAGTGATGGACGTTGTCAGAAAGGAGGCTGAGAGCTGCGACTGCCTGCAGGGTTTCCAGCTGACCCACTCCCTGGGTGGCGGGACTGGGTCTGGGATGGGCACCCTTCTGCTCAGTAAGATCCGGGAGGAGTACCCAGACAGGATCATAAACACATTCAGCATCCTGCCCTCGCCCAAGGTGTCAGACACCGTGGTGGAGCCCTACAACGCCACCCTCTCAGTCCACCAGCTCATAGAAAATGCGGACGAG ACCTTCATTGGGAATAATACGGCCATCCAGGAACTCTTCAAGCGTGTCTCAGAGCAGTTCACAGCAATGTTCAGGCGCAAGGCCTTTCTCCACTGGTACACGGGCGAGGGCATGGATGAGATGGAATTCACCGAGGCCGAGAGCAACATGAACGACCTGGTGTCTGAATATCAGCAATATCAGGATGCCACggccgaggaggaggaggatgaggagtaTGCTGAGGAGGAGGTGGCCTAG
- the LOC129478605 gene encoding tubulin beta-8 chain isoform X21 produces MREIVLTQAGQCGNQIGAKFWEVISDEHAIDSAGTYHGDSHLQLERINVYYNEASGGRYVPRAVLVDLEPGTMDSVRSGLFGQIFRPDNFIFGQCGAGNNWAKGHYTEGAELMESVMDVVRKEAESCDCLQGFQLTHSLGGGTGSGMGTLLLSKIREEYPDRIINTFSILPSPKVSDTVVEPYNATLSVHQLIENADETFCIDNEALYDIGNNTAIQELFKRVSEQFTAMFRRKAFLHWYTGEGMDEMEFTEAESNMNDLVSEYQQYQDATAEEEEDEEYAEEEVA; encoded by the exons ATGAGGGAGATTGTGCTCACGCAGGCCGGGCAGTGCGGGAACCAGATCGGTGCCAAG TTCTGGGAGGTGATCTCCGATGAACATGCCATCGACTCCGCTGGCACCTACCACGGGGACAGCCACCTGCAGCTGGAGCGCATCAACGTGTACTACAACGAGGCCAGCG GTGGCAGGTACGTGCCCCGCGCTGTGCTCGTGGATCTGGAGCCGGGCACCATGGACTCTGTGCGCTCAGGGCTCTTCGGGCAGATCTTCAGGCCGGACAACTTCATCTTCG GTCAGTGTGGGGCCGGAAACAACTGGGCCAAGGGACACTACACAGAAGGCGCGGAGCTGATGGAGTCAGTGATGGACGTTGTCAGAAAGGAGGCTGAGAGCTGCGACTGCCTGCAGGGTTTCCAGCTGACCCACTCCCTGGGTGGCGGGACTGGGTCTGGGATGGGCACCCTTCTGCTCAGTAAGATCCGGGAGGAGTACCCAGACAGGATCATAAACACATTCAGCATCCTGCCCTCGCCCAAGGTGTCAGACACCGTGGTGGAGCCCTACAACGCCACCCTCTCAGTCCACCAGCTCATAGAAAATGCGGACGAGACCTTCTGCATAGATAACGAAGCGCTATATGA CATTGGGAATAATACGGCCATCCAGGAACTCTTCAAGCGTGTCTCAGAGCAGTTCACAGCAATGTTCAGGCGCAAGGCCTTTCTCCACTGGTACACGGGCGAGGGCATGGATGAGATGGAATTCACCGAGGCCGAGAGCAACATGAACGACCTGGTGTCTGAATATCAGCAATATCAGGATGCCACggccgaggaggaggaggatgaggagtaTGCTGAGGAGGAGGTGGCCTAG
- the LOC129478605 gene encoding tubulin beta-8 chain isoform X7 yields MREIVLTQAGQCGNQIGAKFWEVISDEHAIDSAGTYHGDSHLQLERINVYYNEASGGRYVPRAVLVDLEPGTMDSVRSGLFGQIFRPDNFIFGQCGAGNNWSCDCLQGFQLTHSLGGGTGSGMGTLLLSKIREEYPDRIINTFSILPSPKVSDTVVEPYNATLSVHQLIENADETFCIDNEALYDICSRTLKLPTPTYGDLNHLVSATMSGVTTCLRFPGQLNADLRKLAVNMVPFPRLHFFMPGFAPLTSRGSQQYRALTVAELTQQMFDAKNMMAACDPRHGRYLTAAAIFRGRMPMREVDEQMFNIQDKNSSYFADWLPNNVKTAVCDIPPRGLKMSATFIGNNTAIQELFKRVSEQFTAMFRRKAFLHWYTGEGMDEMEFTEAESNMNDLVSEYQQYQDATAEEEEDEEYAEEEVA; encoded by the exons ATGAGGGAGATTGTGCTCACGCAGGCCGGGCAGTGCGGGAACCAGATCGGTGCCAAG TTCTGGGAGGTGATCTCCGATGAACATGCCATCGACTCCGCTGGCACCTACCACGGGGACAGCCACCTGCAGCTGGAGCGCATCAACGTGTACTACAACGAGGCCAGCG GTGGCAGGTACGTGCCCCGCGCTGTGCTCGTGGATCTGGAGCCGGGCACCATGGACTCTGTGCGCTCAGGGCTCTTCGGGCAGATCTTCAGGCCGGACAACTTCATCTTCG GTCAGTGTGGGGCCGGAAACAACTGG AGCTGCGACTGCCTGCAGGGTTTCCAGCTGACCCACTCCCTGGGTGGCGGGACTGGGTCTGGGATGGGCACCCTTCTGCTCAGTAAGATCCGGGAGGAGTACCCAGACAGGATCATAAACACATTCAGCATCCTGCCCTCGCCCAAGGTGTCAGACACCGTGGTGGAGCCCTACAACGCCACCCTCTCAGTCCACCAGCTCATAGAAAATGCGGACGAGACCTTCTGCATAGATAACGAAGCGCTATATGACATATGTTCCAGGACCCTAAAACTGCCCACACCCACCTACGGTGACCTGAACCACCTGGTGTCTGCTACCATGAGTGGGGTCACCACGTGCCTGCGCTTCCCAGGCCAGCTGAATGCTGACCTGCGGAAGCTGGCCGTGAACATGGTCCCGTTTCCGCGGCTGCATTTCTTCATGCCTGGCTTTGCCCCACTGACCAGCCGGGGCAGCCAGCAGTACCGGGCCTTGACTGTGGCTGAGCTTACCCAGCAGATGTTTGATGCTAAGAATATGATGGCCGCTTGCGACCCCCGCCATGGCCGCTACCTAACGGCGGCTGCCATTTTCAGGGGTCGCATGCCCATGAGGGAGGTGGATGAACAAATGTTCAACATTCAGGACAAGAACAGCAGCTACTTTGCTGACTGGCTCCCCAACAATGTAAAAACAGCCGTCTGTGACATCCCACCCCGGGGGCTAAAAATGTCGGCCACCTTCATTGGGAATAATACGGCCATCCAGGAACTCTTCAAGCGTGTCTCAGAGCAGTTCACAGCAATGTTCAGGCGCAAGGCCTTTCTCCACTGGTACACGGGCGAGGGCATGGATGAGATGGAATTCACCGAGGCCGAGAGCAACATGAACGACCTGGTGTCTGAATATCAGCAATATCAGGATGCCACggccgaggaggaggaggatgaggagtaTGCTGAGGAGGAGGTGGCCTAG
- the LOC129478605 gene encoding tubulin beta-8 chain isoform X4, with product MREIVLTQAGQCGNQIGAKFWEVISDEHAIDSAGTYHGDSHLQLERINVYYNEASGETGGRYVPRAVLVDLEPGTMDSVRSGLFGQIFRPDNFIFGQCGAGNNWAKGHYTEGAELMESVMDVVRKEAESCDCLQGFQLTHSLGGGTGSGMGTLLLSKIREEYPDRIINTFSILPSPKVSDTVVEPYNATLSVHQLIENADETFCIDNEALYDICSRTLKLPTPTYGDLNHLVSATMSGVTTCLRFPGQLNADLRKLAVNMVPFPRLHFFMPGFAPLTSRGSQQYRALTVAELTQQMFDAKNMMAACDPRHGRYLTAAAIFRGRMPMREVDEQMFNIQDKNSSYFADWLPNNVKTAVCDIPPRGLKMSATFIGNNTAIQELFKRVSEQFTAMFRRKAFLHWYTGEGMDEMEFTEAESNMNDLVSEYQQYQDATAEEEEDEEYAEEEVA from the exons ATGAGGGAGATTGTGCTCACGCAGGCCGGGCAGTGCGGGAACCAGATCGGTGCCAAG TTCTGGGAGGTGATCTCCGATGAACATGCCATCGACTCCGCTGGCACCTACCACGGGGACAGCCACCTGCAGCTGGAGCGCATCAACGTGTACTACAACGAGGCCAGCGGTGAGA CAGGTGGCAGGTACGTGCCCCGCGCTGTGCTCGTGGATCTGGAGCCGGGCACCATGGACTCTGTGCGCTCAGGGCTCTTCGGGCAGATCTTCAGGCCGGACAACTTCATCTTCG GTCAGTGTGGGGCCGGAAACAACTGGGCCAAGGGACACTACACAGAAGGCGCGGAGCTGATGGAGTCAGTGATGGACGTTGTCAGAAAGGAGGCTGAGAGCTGCGACTGCCTGCAGGGTTTCCAGCTGACCCACTCCCTGGGTGGCGGGACTGGGTCTGGGATGGGCACCCTTCTGCTCAGTAAGATCCGGGAGGAGTACCCAGACAGGATCATAAACACATTCAGCATCCTGCCCTCGCCCAAGGTGTCAGACACCGTGGTGGAGCCCTACAACGCCACCCTCTCAGTCCACCAGCTCATAGAAAATGCGGACGAGACCTTCTGCATAGATAACGAAGCGCTATATGACATATGTTCCAGGACCCTAAAACTGCCCACACCCACCTACGGTGACCTGAACCACCTGGTGTCTGCTACCATGAGTGGGGTCACCACGTGCCTGCGCTTCCCAGGCCAGCTGAATGCTGACCTGCGGAAGCTGGCCGTGAACATGGTCCCGTTTCCGCGGCTGCATTTCTTCATGCCTGGCTTTGCCCCACTGACCAGCCGGGGCAGCCAGCAGTACCGGGCCTTGACTGTGGCTGAGCTTACCCAGCAGATGTTTGATGCTAAGAATATGATGGCCGCTTGCGACCCCCGCCATGGCCGCTACCTAACGGCGGCTGCCATTTTCAGGGGTCGCATGCCCATGAGGGAGGTGGATGAACAAATGTTCAACATTCAGGACAAGAACAGCAGCTACTTTGCTGACTGGCTCCCCAACAATGTAAAAACAGCCGTCTGTGACATCCCACCCCGGGGGCTAAAAATGTCGGCCACCTTCATTGGGAATAATACGGCCATCCAGGAACTCTTCAAGCGTGTCTCAGAGCAGTTCACAGCAATGTTCAGGCGCAAGGCCTTTCTCCACTGGTACACGGGCGAGGGCATGGATGAGATGGAATTCACCGAGGCCGAGAGCAACATGAACGACCTGGTGTCTGAATATCAGCAATATCAGGATGCCACggccgaggaggaggaggatgaggagtaTGCTGAGGAGGAGGTGGCCTAG